One Nocardioidaceae bacterium SCSIO 66511 genomic window carries:
- a CDS encoding ABC transporter permease — protein MTDLMTSEAGRGGVGLTPQFREEDPVAATRPHVSIGETVSQTLALAWRAMKKMRRNPEQFFDVTAQPLLFTAMFAYIFGGAISGDVSSYLPLMVPGILAQTALTTCMATGVQLREDMDKGVFDRFKSLPIARISPLAGPMVADLLRYTIAASLTFATGIAMGYRPGGGVLGVAAATLLVIVAGWSLAWAFTFVGTIGRSAQSVQGISMMILFPLTFLSNAFVPADTLPGWLEAFVKVNPVSHVVTAVRDLANDGAVTAEVGWALLGCAAVIAVFAPLSVKSYQRKM, from the coding sequence ATGACAGATCTGATGACCAGTGAGGCCGGTCGCGGGGGTGTCGGCCTCACCCCGCAGTTCCGCGAAGAGGACCCGGTCGCCGCGACGCGACCGCATGTGTCGATCGGCGAGACCGTCAGCCAGACGCTCGCGCTCGCCTGGCGGGCGATGAAGAAGATGCGCCGGAACCCGGAGCAGTTCTTCGACGTGACGGCTCAGCCGTTGTTGTTCACCGCGATGTTCGCGTACATCTTCGGCGGCGCGATCAGCGGTGACGTCTCCAGCTACCTACCGTTGATGGTGCCCGGAATCCTCGCGCAGACCGCGCTGACGACCTGCATGGCGACCGGCGTGCAATTGCGCGAGGACATGGACAAGGGCGTGTTCGACCGGTTCAAGTCGCTACCGATCGCACGCATCTCGCCATTGGCCGGACCGATGGTCGCCGACCTGTTGCGCTACACGATCGCCGCGTCGCTGACGTTCGCGACCGGCATCGCGATGGGATACCGCCCGGGAGGCGGAGTGCTCGGCGTCGCTGCGGCAACACTGCTGGTGATCGTCGCCGGCTGGTCGCTCGCCTGGGCGTTCACGTTCGTCGGCACGATCGGCCGCTCGGCACAGAGCGTGCAGGGCATCTCGATGATGATCCTCTTCCCGCTGACGTTCCTGTCGAACGCGTTCGTACCAGCGGACACGCTGCCCGGCTGGCTGGAGGCGTTCGTGAAGGTCAACCCGGTCTCCCACGTCGTGACCGCCGTACGCGATCTCGCCAACGACGGCGCGGTCACGGCCGAGGTCGGCTGGGCGCTGCTCGGCTGTGCCGCGGTGATCGCGGTCTTCGCTCCGCTGTCGGTGAAGTCGTACCAACGCAAGATGTAG
- a CDS encoding ATP-binding cassette domain-containing protein → MSTDTMTSTRAIRPATRTAVRTEGLVKVFGDHRAVDGIDLEVRTGEVFGVLGPNGAGKTTMLSMLATLLRIDGGHAEVFGVDVRKQPHVIRQLLGVTGQYASVDENLTATENLWLFGRLQGLRSAKAKSTAADLLERFGLQDAAKKPISHFSGGMRRRLDLAASLITRPPLIFLDEPTTGLDPRTRGQMWDTIRDLVNDGCTVMLTSQYLDEADQLADRIAVIDRGRKVAEGTSDELKSSVGVSTLQLELAAEGDVPVAVGVVREVLGVEPVLSPERARLNVAMDAADQAGDVLIAMRTADVSITSVSVQKPSLDEVFLAITGHETQDSDETHTEEVA, encoded by the coding sequence ATGAGCACAGACACCATGACTTCAACCCGGGCCATCCGCCCGGCGACCCGCACGGCAGTGCGTACTGAAGGCCTCGTCAAGGTCTTCGGCGACCACCGCGCCGTCGACGGGATCGATCTCGAGGTCCGCACCGGCGAGGTGTTCGGCGTACTCGGACCCAACGGTGCGGGCAAGACCACGATGCTCTCGATGCTGGCAACGCTGCTACGCATCGACGGGGGGCATGCCGAGGTGTTCGGCGTAGACGTACGCAAGCAACCGCACGTCATACGCCAACTCCTCGGCGTGACAGGTCAATACGCATCCGTCGACGAGAACCTCACCGCAACCGAGAACCTATGGTTGTTCGGGCGCCTGCAGGGACTTCGGTCGGCGAAGGCCAAGAGCACCGCTGCCGATCTCCTGGAACGCTTCGGCCTGCAGGACGCGGCGAAGAAGCCGATCTCGCATTTCTCCGGCGGCATGCGCCGACGGCTCGACCTCGCGGCCAGTCTGATCACCCGCCCGCCGCTGATCTTCCTCGACGAGCCGACGACCGGCCTCGACCCGCGTACCCGCGGCCAGATGTGGGACACCATTCGCGATCTCGTCAATGACGGCTGCACAGTGATGCTCACCTCCCAGTACCTCGACGAGGCCGACCAGCTCGCCGACCGGATCGCCGTCATCGACCGCGGACGCAAGGTCGCCGAAGGCACGTCCGACGAGCTCAAGTCGTCGGTCGGTGTCTCGACCCTGCAGCTCGAACTCGCCGCCGAGGGCGACGTTCCCGTCGCGGTCGGGGTGGTACGCGAGGTGCTCGGCGTCGAGCCGGTCCTCAGCCCGGAGCGCGCCAGGCTGAACGTCGCGATGGACGCGGCCGACCAAGCGGGCGACGTACTCATCGCCATGCGTACCGCCGACGTCTCGATCACGTCGGTCAGCGTGCAGAAACCGAGCCTGGACGAGGTGTTCCTCGCGATCACCGGCCACGAAACACAGGACTCCGATGAGACACACACCGAGGAGGTTGCGTGA
- a CDS encoding LacI family transcriptional regulator — translation MTQDPHAAPTIHTVADAAGVSIASVSRVLNGLTTNEETIQRVRAAVDEVGYVPNSAAKSLKTSQTGQIAFAMENIGNAAYLAMVQAIQPVLRQAGYRLLLHSTNADTSDEIDVLRSLGQRYVDGLIMCPLRVTRRHLTELKRAQSPVVVIGRLPKSCPVDNVHVDSRPGVARAVAHLAEQGRTRIALVDGPLDTVPGKSRYAGYQDGLAEVGMTEDAARVAFTDFTVEGGAKAAAEMLKAKRPPDAFFAANDLMALGVLQAVREAGLDVPGDVAVVGMDDTELATSSWPPLSSVSLGARERGRLAAELLLERLANPGRTPHRISVEPELVVRASSGTESTR, via the coding sequence ATGACGCAAGACCCCCATGCTGCGCCGACGATCCACACCGTCGCCGACGCCGCAGGCGTGTCTATCGCTTCGGTCTCCCGAGTCCTGAACGGATTGACGACCAACGAGGAGACGATCCAGCGCGTACGCGCAGCTGTCGATGAGGTCGGGTACGTGCCCAACTCGGCGGCGAAGTCGCTGAAGACCAGCCAGACCGGACAGATCGCGTTCGCGATGGAGAACATCGGCAACGCGGCGTATCTCGCAATGGTGCAGGCGATCCAGCCGGTGCTGCGTCAGGCGGGATACCGGCTGCTGTTGCACAGTACGAATGCCGACACCTCCGACGAGATCGACGTACTCCGCAGCCTCGGCCAGCGTTACGTCGACGGGTTGATCATGTGCCCGCTGCGGGTGACTCGTCGCCACCTCACCGAGCTCAAGCGCGCACAGTCGCCGGTCGTGGTGATCGGTCGGCTGCCCAAGTCCTGCCCCGTGGACAACGTCCATGTCGACTCGCGTCCCGGCGTCGCCCGTGCGGTGGCGCACCTCGCCGAGCAGGGGCGTACCCGGATCGCATTGGTCGATGGGCCGCTCGACACCGTGCCGGGCAAGTCCCGGTACGCCGGCTACCAGGACGGTCTCGCCGAAGTGGGCATGACCGAGGACGCCGCTCGGGTCGCGTTCACTGACTTCACCGTCGAAGGGGGAGCGAAGGCGGCTGCCGAGATGTTGAAAGCCAAGCGGCCGCCGGACGCGTTCTTCGCGGCCAACGACTTGATGGCTCTCGGCGTCCTACAGGCGGTCCGCGAAGCCGGGCTCGACGTACCCGGCGACGTAGCCGTCGTCGGCATGGACGATACGGAGTTGGCGACCTCTTCGTGGCCGCCGCTGTCGAGTGTGTCGCTCGGCGCGCGCGAGCGTGGTCGGCTCGCGGCGGAGCTGCTGCTCGAGCGGCTGGCAAATCCCGGGCGTACACCGCACCGGATCAGCGTCGAGCCCGAACTCGTCGTACGTGCGAGCTCCGGTACGGAGAGCACTCGATGA
- a CDS encoding sugar ABC transporter permease, with protein MTATTAPTARKPFVGNGAWLLLLPALLPILVLSVYPLLRGVYLGFTDARAGYNLQTNFIGLDNYRELLSDELFWESFRIGLVWTVSVTVIQFFLALGLALLLNLDLRGRLLARTLAVVPWAMPPVVVGIMWSLVYRPDAGLLNEILYRVGLEDLGANWLGEFHTALPAVIVVGVWAGMPVTTVVLLASLQGVPHELHEAAAIDGASAWSRFKNITWPHLRSVVAAITTLNFIWNFNSFDLVYVLTKGGPGGKTTLPMLFAYDEAFRYGNYGYAAALGNVMVLIVLVFILIYLRRRLKESA; from the coding sequence ATGACCGCGACGACAGCGCCGACGGCACGCAAACCGTTCGTCGGCAACGGTGCCTGGCTGCTGCTCCTTCCTGCGCTGCTGCCGATCCTCGTCCTCAGCGTCTATCCGCTGTTGCGCGGCGTCTATCTCGGCTTCACCGACGCTCGCGCCGGCTACAACCTCCAGACGAACTTCATCGGCCTCGACAACTACCGCGAGCTGTTGTCCGATGAGCTGTTCTGGGAGTCGTTCCGGATCGGACTGGTGTGGACGGTGTCGGTCACCGTGATCCAGTTCTTCCTCGCACTCGGCCTCGCTCTGCTCCTGAACCTCGACCTTCGGGGTCGCCTACTTGCCCGCACCCTTGCGGTCGTGCCGTGGGCGATGCCGCCCGTCGTCGTCGGCATCATGTGGTCGCTGGTGTACCGGCCGGATGCCGGTCTGCTGAACGAGATCCTGTACCGCGTCGGCCTCGAAGACCTCGGCGCGAACTGGCTGGGGGAGTTTCACACCGCGCTTCCTGCCGTGATCGTGGTGGGCGTCTGGGCAGGCATGCCGGTCACGACGGTCGTGCTGCTGGCCTCACTACAGGGTGTTCCGCACGAGCTGCACGAAGCGGCGGCGATCGACGGAGCCAGTGCGTGGTCGCGGTTCAAGAACATCACCTGGCCGCATCTGCGCAGTGTGGTCGCCGCCATCACGACGTTGAACTTCATCTGGAACTTCAACTCGTTCGACCTCGTGTACGTCCTCACCAAGGGTGGCCCCGGCGGCAAGACGACGCTACCGATGCTGTTCGCGTACGACGAGGCGTTCCGCTACGGCAACTACGGGTACGCGGCCGCGCTCGGCAACGTGATGGTGCTGATCGTGCTGGTGTTCATCCTGATCTACCTCCGCCGCCGGCTGAAGGAGTCCGCATGA
- a CDS encoding carbohydrate ABC transporter permease has product MSTETAKPARAVSDPGRSTATRSRRPRRRNPMNHVSPGVRALQYAALAAYLVFLAFPLLWMLSTAFASPQDLVALHPGIIPDNPTLDNFVDAFTEQALVRSAFNSLIVAVASAALTVVLAVPAAYALVRLRTWMTKPVLGWVLLSQLFPFILVVIPIFLMLRDAQLVDTRIGLILIYVVWIMPFALWMLQGYVRELPVDLEEAASMDGAGRVQILRAIVFPLLLPGIIATTLFAFITAWNEFFFALVLIKSPELETLPLTLARFVGLEGVARLGPLAAGSLLATIPSLVFFSFIQRGLTGGLMSGATKG; this is encoded by the coding sequence ATGAGCACCGAAACGGCGAAGCCGGCGCGGGCGGTGAGCGATCCGGGTCGGTCGACCGCCACGCGCTCGCGGCGTCCGCGACGCCGCAACCCGATGAACCATGTGTCGCCAGGCGTACGCGCACTTCAGTACGCAGCCCTTGCGGCGTACCTGGTGTTCCTGGCGTTCCCACTGCTGTGGATGCTCTCGACCGCGTTCGCCTCGCCCCAGGATCTCGTCGCGTTGCATCCCGGGATCATCCCCGACAACCCGACGCTCGACAATTTCGTCGACGCGTTCACCGAGCAGGCGTTGGTGCGCTCGGCGTTCAACAGCCTGATCGTCGCGGTCGCGAGCGCCGCATTGACCGTCGTACTCGCGGTTCCGGCGGCGTACGCGTTGGTGCGGCTGCGCACGTGGATGACCAAGCCGGTGCTCGGTTGGGTGCTGCTCAGCCAGCTGTTCCCGTTCATCCTCGTGGTGATCCCGATCTTCCTGATGCTGCGTGACGCGCAGCTGGTCGATACGCGGATCGGCCTGATCCTGATCTACGTCGTGTGGATCATGCCGTTCGCCCTCTGGATGCTGCAGGGCTACGTGCGCGAGCTGCCGGTCGACCTCGAGGAGGCTGCGAGCATGGACGGCGCGGGGAGGGTTCAGATCCTGCGCGCGATCGTCTTCCCGCTGCTCCTGCCCGGCATCATCGCCACCACCCTGTTTGCGTTCATCACCGCTTGGAACGAGTTCTTCTTTGCACTGGTGCTGATCAAGAGCCCCGAGCTCGAGACGCTCCCGCTGACGCTCGCGCGATTCGTCGGTCTCGAAGGTGTCGCCCGTCTCGGCCCGCTCGCCGCCGGCTCGCTACTCGCAACGATCCCGAGCCTCGTCTTCTTCTCGTTCATTCAGCGCGGTCTCACCGGCGGACTGATGTCCGGTGCGACCAAGGGATAA
- a CDS encoding sugar ABC transporter substrate-binding protein: MKSRLLSVVAVSAAVVGLTSACGGDDGSGDGGKVELRFQSLAWQDASIAANKEIVAEWNDEHPDVQVTYDGAEWDSVHDKLLTAFEGGDPPDIIHYEASAGQVFAEGGYFADLDPLLSDDFKSGIADDVWDTVKYDDYGTVGVPFLMENRLPIANATLLKQAGVKIPTPDDPWTWDEFAAAAKKLTNDDTYGVAFPLGDPANAMVTLSQNFGGEYVADGPEISAGDEEIEVPERIHSMLYDDKSASSDTVSLTSTDALPGFFGGKYAMVFGATWLRQQMVEESPDGFDWVTIPPIEGTEGATQAVNPQTLSVAAQSEHPEEAAEFIEFFLDGQNMARLAEGDWLVPTSDDALDALQKRTNGKQGWDVALASADTLTAAPWRRTPGFQEWMDKIATPAFQKYFGDDIDEDELVSELEDGSDLLSESR; the protein is encoded by the coding sequence ATGAAATCAAGACTTCTCAGCGTCGTCGCGGTCAGTGCGGCCGTCGTTGGGCTGACCAGCGCATGTGGCGGTGACGACGGCTCGGGCGACGGAGGAAAGGTCGAGCTTCGGTTCCAGAGCCTCGCGTGGCAGGACGCATCGATCGCCGCCAACAAGGAGATCGTCGCCGAGTGGAACGACGAACACCCGGACGTCCAGGTGACCTACGACGGCGCCGAGTGGGACTCCGTACACGACAAGCTGCTCACGGCCTTCGAGGGCGGTGACCCGCCGGACATCATCCATTACGAGGCATCGGCCGGACAGGTGTTCGCCGAAGGAGGCTATTTCGCGGACCTCGACCCGCTCCTCTCGGACGACTTCAAGTCCGGCATCGCCGACGATGTCTGGGACACCGTGAAGTACGACGACTACGGAACGGTCGGCGTACCGTTTCTGATGGAGAACCGTCTTCCGATCGCCAACGCCACGCTGCTGAAGCAGGCGGGCGTCAAGATCCCGACGCCCGATGACCCGTGGACGTGGGACGAGTTCGCGGCGGCGGCAAAGAAGCTCACGAACGACGACACGTACGGCGTTGCGTTCCCGCTCGGTGATCCGGCAAACGCCATGGTCACGCTGTCGCAGAACTTCGGCGGCGAGTACGTCGCCGACGGCCCCGAGATCTCGGCGGGCGACGAGGAGATCGAGGTACCCGAGCGTATTCACTCCATGCTGTACGACGACAAGAGCGCTTCGTCCGACACCGTCAGCTTGACCAGTACCGACGCGCTGCCCGGGTTCTTCGGCGGGAAGTACGCGATGGTCTTCGGCGCGACCTGGCTGCGCCAGCAGATGGTCGAGGAGTCTCCGGACGGCTTCGACTGGGTGACCATTCCACCGATCGAGGGCACCGAAGGCGCGACGCAGGCGGTCAACCCGCAGACCCTCTCGGTGGCCGCTCAGTCCGAGCATCCCGAGGAGGCCGCGGAGTTCATCGAGTTCTTCCTCGACGGCCAGAACATGGCCCGACTCGCCGAAGGCGACTGGCTCGTACCGACGAGTGACGATGCGCTCGACGCACTGCAGAAGCGGACCAACGGCAAGCAGGGATGGGATGTCGCGCTCGCGTCGGCAGATACGCTGACCGCCGCACCGTGGCGTCGTACGCCCGGTTTCCAGGAGTGGATGGACAAGATCGCGACGCCGGCGTTCCAGAAGTACTTCGGCGACGACAT